A genomic stretch from Marinimicrobium sp. C6131 includes:
- a CDS encoding D-Ala-D-Ala carboxypeptidase family metallohydrolase: MKTTVGWSLLLMVASWLLASPAPGSGVDFDPGRVGYTATFNGRSVQWREFAFFVLPQEAATLEVPLAFDQPVRVEVSDGELLNKAAGRWLWTAPDTAGLVTLEVRPAQSAPMTLRLFVLTPGEPTNGYLNGYRMGRYPAEPLKGNPIYLPPEGYIEVYPSMLDIKVSPHFTLGQFLCKQQPEHWPKYLVLRESLLAKLEVLLAEVNRRGVRTDSFTVMSGYRTPWYNKAIENGRYSRHIWGGAADIFIDTSGDGQMDDLNKDGRVDIQDAEWLRRVVDDVHRLPNFQRLIGGVGLYGPRPHRGPFVHVDARGFNARWELP, encoded by the coding sequence TTGAAAACAACGGTCGGGTGGTCTCTGTTACTGATGGTGGCCTCATGGCTTCTGGCAAGCCCCGCCCCCGGTTCGGGGGTAGACTTTGACCCGGGGCGGGTTGGCTATACCGCGACGTTCAACGGCCGGTCAGTTCAGTGGCGAGAGTTCGCTTTCTTTGTCCTGCCACAGGAGGCCGCAACACTGGAGGTTCCGCTGGCCTTTGACCAGCCGGTACGGGTCGAGGTGTCCGATGGCGAACTGTTGAATAAAGCGGCCGGGCGTTGGCTGTGGACGGCCCCCGATACGGCTGGACTGGTTACCCTTGAGGTGCGTCCGGCGCAATCGGCACCCATGACCCTCAGGCTTTTTGTCCTGACTCCCGGTGAGCCGACGAACGGCTATCTCAACGGGTATCGTATGGGCCGTTACCCAGCGGAGCCATTGAAAGGTAATCCCATCTACCTTCCGCCGGAGGGTTACATTGAGGTGTATCCGTCGATGCTGGATATCAAGGTGTCGCCGCACTTCACGCTGGGGCAGTTTCTGTGTAAACAGCAACCGGAGCACTGGCCCAAGTACCTTGTACTGCGTGAAAGCCTGCTGGCAAAACTTGAAGTGCTTCTGGCCGAAGTCAATCGACGTGGTGTCCGTACAGACAGCTTTACCGTTATGAGCGGTTATCGTACCCCCTGGTACAATAAAGCCATTGAAAACGGGCGTTATTCCCGGCACATATGGGGTGGTGCCGCCGATATATTCATTGATACCTCTGGCGACGGACAAATGGACGACCTGAACAAGGACGGTCGGGTAGATATTCAGGATGCCGAGTGGTTGCGGAGGGTTGTCGATGATGTGCATCGCCTGCCCAATTTTCAGCGCCTGATTGGTGGAGTGGGGCTGTACGGCCCCCGGCCGCATCGCGGTCCATTCGTCCACGTTGATGCCCGTGGGTTCAATGCCCGGTGGGAGCTGCCCTGA
- a CDS encoding rubredoxin produces MKRWQCLICGFIYDEQEGWPDDGIAPGTRWADVPDDWECPDCGAGKQDFEMVEIDE; encoded by the coding sequence ATGAAACGGTGGCAATGCCTGATTTGTGGTTTCATTTACGATGAACAGGAGGGCTGGCCCGACGATGGCATAGCCCCCGGGACCCGCTGGGCGGATGTGCCGGATGACTGGGAGTGTCCGGACTGCGGTGCGGGCAAACAGGACTTTGAGATGGTGGAGATTGACGAGTGA
- a CDS encoding IMPACT family protein, translated as MNETPPLQSPYRVLAEPCQHTLEEKRSLFHTYLFPVQARDQALAHVEALRQSQPGASHYCWAYILGPADQPRSQAFSDDGEPSGTAGKPMLHVLTQRGAGDTLAVIVRIFGGVKLGAGGLVRAYGGAVSQALDLAQWREITPSTEITITVDFAMEERIRHCAQQRKLTVIDVDYQQQVRLTLAVPQAELDALRDEIQHLTSGQFQWHH; from the coding sequence ATGAACGAGACTCCTCCCCTACAATCCCCCTATCGGGTGCTGGCCGAACCCTGCCAGCACACGCTGGAAGAAAAGCGCAGCCTGTTCCACACCTACCTGTTTCCGGTTCAGGCGCGCGACCAGGCACTGGCCCATGTCGAGGCCCTGCGCCAGTCCCAACCCGGCGCCTCACACTATTGCTGGGCGTATATTCTGGGCCCGGCGGACCAACCGCGCAGTCAGGCGTTCAGCGATGACGGAGAACCTTCCGGCACGGCGGGAAAACCCATGTTGCATGTACTGACCCAGCGCGGCGCAGGCGATACCCTGGCGGTGATTGTGCGCATTTTCGGGGGCGTGAAGCTCGGCGCTGGCGGGTTGGTGCGCGCTTACGGCGGTGCGGTATCCCAGGCGCTGGATCTCGCCCAGTGGCGAGAGATCACCCCGAGCACCGAGATCACCATTACCGTGGACTTCGCCATGGAAGAACGGATTCGACACTGCGCCCAACAGCGCAAGCTGACGGTTATTGATGTCGACTACCAACAACAGGTTCGCCTGACGCTCGCCGTGCCCCAGGCGGAGCTGGATGCGCTGCGCGATGAGATCCAGCACCTGACCAGCGGCCAGTTTCAATGGCACCACTGA
- a CDS encoding DUF6491 family protein: protein MTRAMAVVIATLCTGLAACATTENEVPPFHKVLAETIGQNGRACVRHSDIRGYGVLDHEVISIDGRRSYYLATVMPGCNALDTSPSALFEERFSEVCGGGMHKVYAGGDHCTIRQMFEFENREAAFEAHRQAVERYDALRSGEESVED from the coding sequence ATGACACGAGCGATGGCCGTGGTTATCGCCACTCTTTGCACCGGATTGGCGGCGTGTGCGACCACAGAGAACGAGGTGCCTCCGTTCCACAAGGTTCTGGCAGAAACCATAGGGCAGAATGGCCGTGCCTGTGTCCGTCACAGTGACATCCGGGGTTATGGCGTTCTGGATCACGAGGTGATTTCCATTGATGGGCGGCGCAGCTATTACCTGGCGACGGTGATGCCCGGCTGCAATGCACTGGATACCTCGCCCTCGGCGCTGTTTGAAGAGCGCTTCAGTGAGGTGTGTGGCGGCGGCATGCACAAGGTTTATGCCGGTGGTGACCACTGTACGATCAGGCAGATGTTCGAGTTCGAGAATCGGGAAGCGGCGTTCGAGGCGCACCGTCAGGCCGTTGAACGTTATGATGCGCTGCGCTCTGGCGAGGAGTCTGTGGAGGACTGA
- a CDS encoding L,D-transpeptidase family protein: MLKQGIFIALVGLHALGALGLTPVVHASGELREALRQRLELLPSMTVESPAAPPSTSLFAKGPLQVLYEARGWEPIWFDPEGRPKDNQSRLLEAIDIAFEHGLTPEHYHRSELERLLSASRDSQDDLASQVRLELLASDAVLTLGNHLAYGRVEPETIDSDWLIEREPPQLMAVLESANSGHRMGLQAALRAQVPRYPAYGDLVRRLSLQRQWASNEAWEPIPDGPILREGDDDPRVPAIRRRLELLGDLEEAPRPDAGATVVDASFLTGVARFQARHGLKPDGLVGRRTLAELNVSPDQRVEQLRANLERWRWLPESLGEEYILVNIAGFDMQVVQRGDVVMRQRVVVGRPYRRTPVFTGQMTYLVIHPSWEVPHSLAVKDQLPLVKENPGYLEEMGFSVLHGWGTEEVRVDPKDVDWQTLTARQFTYRLRQAPGPRNALGRVKFMFPNRHNVYLHDTPARGLFAEDDRAKSSGCIRLEEPDRLTRWLLIDRGQQMTGGALQAIYDRAEETTVRLRQPIPVHLLYWTAWADEQGRVQYRRDVYERDLPLINALNTPPAERGF; this comes from the coding sequence ATGTTGAAACAAGGGATTTTCATTGCACTGGTTGGGCTTCATGCGTTGGGCGCTCTGGGGCTCACCCCCGTCGTTCACGCCTCGGGCGAGCTCAGAGAGGCGCTTCGACAGCGGCTCGAGCTGCTGCCATCGATGACGGTTGAATCGCCGGCAGCGCCGCCATCGACGTCGCTGTTCGCCAAGGGGCCCCTGCAGGTGTTGTATGAGGCCCGTGGCTGGGAGCCAATCTGGTTTGACCCCGAGGGGCGTCCCAAAGATAACCAGAGCCGGCTTCTCGAGGCGATCGATATCGCCTTTGAGCACGGCCTGACGCCAGAACATTATCATCGGAGTGAGCTGGAGCGACTGTTGTCAGCATCGCGTGATTCTCAGGACGACCTGGCGAGTCAGGTCCGATTGGAGCTGCTGGCGTCCGATGCGGTGCTGACGCTGGGAAATCACTTGGCATACGGTCGGGTTGAGCCGGAAACGATTGATTCGGATTGGTTGATCGAGCGCGAGCCACCTCAACTTATGGCGGTTCTGGAGTCGGCTAACTCGGGGCATCGAATGGGTCTGCAGGCCGCGTTGCGTGCCCAGGTGCCACGCTACCCCGCCTATGGGGACCTCGTCCGCAGGTTGAGTCTGCAGCGGCAATGGGCCAGCAATGAGGCCTGGGAACCTATTCCCGATGGCCCGATCTTACGAGAGGGAGACGACGACCCACGGGTGCCCGCCATTCGGAGGCGACTGGAGCTTCTGGGTGACCTGGAAGAGGCGCCGCGACCGGACGCCGGTGCAACAGTGGTAGACGCGTCATTCCTGACCGGGGTGGCCCGTTTTCAGGCCCGTCACGGCCTCAAACCGGATGGCTTGGTGGGGCGGCGAACCCTGGCGGAACTGAATGTCTCCCCGGATCAGAGAGTGGAACAGCTGCGGGCGAACCTGGAGCGTTGGCGCTGGTTGCCGGAGTCTCTGGGGGAAGAGTATATTCTGGTCAATATCGCCGGGTTCGATATGCAGGTGGTTCAACGCGGCGATGTTGTGATGAGACAGCGGGTGGTCGTGGGGCGCCCTTACCGCCGGACACCGGTGTTTACGGGCCAGATGACGTATCTGGTGATTCACCCGTCCTGGGAGGTCCCGCACTCGTTGGCCGTAAAGGACCAACTCCCCCTTGTTAAAGAGAACCCGGGATACCTTGAGGAAATGGGGTTTTCGGTGCTGCATGGTTGGGGAACGGAAGAGGTCCGTGTTGATCCAAAAGACGTCGACTGGCAAACGCTCACGGCCCGCCAGTTTACGTACCGATTGCGACAGGCACCAGGACCCAGAAATGCCCTGGGACGCGTCAAGTTCATGTTCCCCAATCGGCACAATGTTTACTTGCACGATACGCCGGCCCGGGGGCTGTTTGCGGAGGACGACCGGGCTAAAAGCTCGGGTTGTATTCGCCTGGAGGAGCCCGATCGGCTGACCCGTTGGCTCTTGATCGACCGCGGTCAACAAATGACCGGCGGCGCGTTGCAGGCGATCTATGACCGGGCCGAGGAGACAACCGTTCGGTTGCGGCAGCCCATTCCGGTGCACTTGCTGTACTGGACGGCCTGGGCCGATGAGCAGGGGCGGGTCCAGTATCGACGAGACGTTTACGAGAGGGATCTGCCTTTGATCAACGCATTAAACACGCCCCCGGCTGAACGGGGGTTTTAA
- a CDS encoding ABCB family ABC transporter ATP-binding protein/permease, whose product MHRPYGPTPPRDASIPRLNLREVWGYLWPYLWDFKGRVILAIMALLAAKGATLAMPWALKHIIDGVDRSLQPELVLPLAFLLFYGFLRFGGVFFGELRDAIFSRVTERAMRRIGLRVFEHLHRLELNFHLSRQTGGISRDIERGTSAISFLMRFLMFNIVPTLFEIVMVAAIFTLAFSVWYALIILVAVVIYIGFTVVTTEWRTRFVREANQADSSTNTRAVDSLLNYETVKYFNNEAFEARTYDTFLEHWEKAKLKNRLSLLALNSGQALIIAAAITGMMIMATQSVIDKTMTLGDLAMVNAYMIQLFIPLNFLGFVYREMRRALTDLENMLGLLQREPGIEDAPEARELTVPRGEVRFHQVSFGYHTDRPILKGLDFQVQAGQRVAIVGASGAGKSTIARLLYRFYDIDEGRITIDGQDIREVTLDSLRRAIAIVPQDTVLFNTSIRENIAYGNPSASEEAIDRAIRMAHLDGFIAALPKGDQTMVGERGLKVSGGEKQRIAIARVLLKGAPILIFDEATSALDSHAEAAILAAMREVSSGHTSLVIAHRLSTIVDADTILVLDEGRLVEQGSHDSLLAHDGRYAQLWRLQQQSASADS is encoded by the coding sequence ATGCACCGCCCGTACGGACCGACACCGCCCCGAGACGCCAGCATACCCCGCCTGAACCTGCGTGAAGTATGGGGCTATTTATGGCCCTACCTCTGGGACTTCAAAGGGCGGGTGATCCTGGCCATTATGGCATTGCTGGCTGCCAAAGGGGCGACGCTGGCCATGCCCTGGGCACTCAAGCATATCATTGATGGCGTAGACCGGAGCCTGCAGCCCGAACTGGTACTGCCTCTTGCCTTTCTCCTGTTCTACGGCTTTTTGCGCTTTGGTGGGGTGTTTTTCGGAGAGCTGCGGGATGCCATTTTCAGCCGGGTCACCGAACGGGCCATGCGCCGGATCGGGCTCAGGGTGTTTGAACACCTGCACCGGCTGGAGCTGAACTTTCATCTGAGCCGACAGACCGGCGGCATCAGCCGGGATATTGAGCGGGGCACCAGTGCCATCAGTTTTCTGATGCGCTTTCTGATGTTCAACATCGTCCCGACCCTGTTTGAAATCGTCATGGTCGCCGCCATATTTACCTTGGCGTTCTCCGTCTGGTATGCCCTGATCATTCTTGTGGCGGTGGTCATCTATATCGGCTTTACTGTGGTCACCACCGAGTGGCGCACCCGCTTTGTGCGCGAGGCGAACCAGGCCGACTCCTCCACCAATACCCGCGCCGTCGACAGCCTGCTCAACTATGAAACGGTCAAGTACTTCAATAACGAAGCCTTTGAAGCGCGGACCTACGACACCTTTCTGGAGCACTGGGAGAAAGCCAAACTCAAAAACCGCCTGTCACTACTGGCATTGAACTCCGGGCAGGCATTGATTATCGCCGCCGCCATTACCGGGATGATGATCATGGCTACCCAGTCGGTCATCGACAAGACCATGACGCTGGGCGACCTGGCCATGGTGAACGCCTATATGATCCAGTTGTTCATTCCCCTGAACTTTCTCGGTTTTGTGTATCGGGAAATGCGCCGGGCCCTGACGGACCTGGAAAACATGCTGGGCCTACTGCAGCGCGAACCGGGCATTGAAGATGCGCCCGAGGCTCGCGAGCTGACGGTGCCGCGAGGCGAGGTGCGGTTTCACCAGGTGTCGTTTGGCTACCACACCGACCGGCCGATTCTGAAAGGCTTGGACTTTCAGGTGCAGGCCGGGCAGCGGGTGGCCATTGTCGGCGCATCGGGGGCCGGTAAGAGTACCATCGCCCGGCTGCTGTACCGGTTTTATGACATCGATGAAGGCCGCATCACCATCGATGGTCAGGACATCCGTGAGGTGACACTGGACAGTCTGCGCCGCGCCATTGCCATCGTTCCCCAGGATACGGTTCTGTTCAATACCAGCATCCGCGAGAACATTGCCTACGGCAATCCGTCGGCGTCGGAGGAGGCCATTGATCGGGCCATTCGCATGGCGCACCTGGACGGCTTTATTGCCGCCTTACCCAAGGGTGATCAAACGATGGTTGGAGAGCGGGGACTGAAAGTCTCCGGCGGCGAAAAACAGCGCATCGCCATTGCCCGGGTGCTGCTCAAGGGGGCACCCATTCTGATTTTCGATGAGGCCACCTCCGCCCTGGACTCCCACGCGGAAGCGGCTATCCTGGCCGCCATGCGGGAAGTCTCTTCCGGACACACCAGCCTGGTTATCGCCCACAGGCTGTCGACCATCGTCGACGCTGACACCATTCTGGTTCTGGACGAGGGCCGGCTGGTAGAACAGGGGTCCCACGATTCGCTGCTGGCTCACGACGGCCGCTACGCACAGTTGTGGAGGCTGCAACAACAATCCGCATCCGCAGATTCATGA
- a CDS encoding MFS transporter: protein MTGTDTRREILNIAILVINQTLFMVAAITVMTLSGVVGGRLSDTPSLATLPIALTMVGAVLSTLPASLFMKRVGRRPGFLVGALLGGLAGSLLSFWSIAEGTFIGFCLGNFLVGLYQGFAMYYRFAAADVARPAMRSRAISWVMAGGVAAAFLGPWNASANYEWLTSVPDGGPYLVMALLALLASLLLALLRVPPQGEPHSDDVVRPMRDIAGQGRFQVAVLAGAVGYAIMILVMTATPLAMLSKGFEMGQVATIMQWHVLGMFVPSFFTGSLIARLGLYRVLMAGAGALLLSSATAASGSEFAHFWVALVLLGIGWNFLFVGGSVMLAGSHSESERGKVQGVNDLIVLSLVAIGSLLAGTLFHLWGWVVLNLAMVPLIMAVVVALCVWQLRSSTPVAST, encoded by the coding sequence GTGACAGGAACTGATACACGCCGGGAAATACTCAATATTGCGATTTTGGTGATCAACCAGACGCTGTTTATGGTGGCGGCCATTACCGTGATGACGCTCAGTGGCGTGGTCGGTGGCCGACTGAGCGACACCCCGTCACTGGCCACATTGCCTATTGCCCTGACCATGGTTGGCGCAGTGCTTTCCACCTTGCCAGCGTCGCTCTTCATGAAACGGGTTGGGCGCCGACCGGGCTTTCTGGTGGGGGCACTGCTGGGGGGATTGGCGGGCAGCCTGCTGTCATTCTGGTCCATTGCGGAGGGCACCTTCATCGGTTTTTGCTTGGGTAACTTTCTGGTGGGGCTGTATCAGGGTTTTGCCATGTACTACCGGTTTGCCGCAGCGGATGTGGCTCGTCCGGCGATGCGCAGTCGCGCCATTTCCTGGGTCATGGCCGGGGGTGTGGCGGCGGCCTTTCTCGGCCCGTGGAATGCCAGCGCCAACTATGAGTGGCTGACCTCGGTACCCGATGGTGGACCCTATTTGGTGATGGCGTTGCTCGCGTTGCTGGCGAGCCTGCTATTGGCCCTATTGCGCGTACCGCCTCAGGGTGAGCCCCACTCCGACGACGTGGTGCGGCCCATGAGGGACATTGCCGGGCAGGGCCGCTTTCAGGTGGCTGTATTGGCTGGTGCGGTCGGCTACGCGATCATGATTCTGGTCATGACCGCGACGCCTCTGGCCATGCTCTCCAAAGGGTTCGAGATGGGGCAGGTGGCCACCATCATGCAGTGGCATGTGCTGGGCATGTTTGTGCCGTCGTTTTTCACCGGAAGCCTGATTGCCCGGTTGGGGCTTTACCGGGTGTTGATGGCCGGCGCCGGGGCACTGTTGCTGTCGAGCGCAACGGCGGCTTCGGGGTCGGAGTTCGCCCACTTCTGGGTGGCGTTGGTGTTGCTGGGGATCGGTTGGAACTTTCTGTTTGTCGGCGGCAGCGTGATGCTGGCCGGCTCTCACTCCGAGTCCGAGCGGGGCAAGGTTCAGGGTGTCAATGACCTGATCGTCCTGTCGCTGGTGGCTATCGGTTCTCTACTGGCGGGTACGCTGTTTCACCTGTGGGGATGGGTGGTGCTGAACCTGGCCATGGTGCCGCTGATCATGGCCGTGGTGGTGGCCCTGTGTGTCTGGCAACTGCGATCGTCAACGCCGGTAGCCTCTACCTGA
- the traF gene encoding conjugal transfer protein TraF: MMLETGQRPNVGRKAPQYAVIWTMVLGMWGNSANAISFLSFDARSLSMAGTGVVTARSHNASLFNPALLINHDPKRLSRLHAHTYIGARLLDRDNFLQAADEFSDRYEGVDLEELIMSSVVLDTPDFESGAELREATTSIRNVQRDINHLSDKPLRVSASYGASFGYPAGQWAIGGYHRQFLVMGSMVRVSERDNASIDRVTNTVDRFADLLDEVMATEAMAENSESLTLEQAVAQVQRLWDAVRALNEYVDFDALYDDAVADQTSGKGVQDYLREPLPQEFYSTIESRGAEVTEQALSVARSFLIDRRDRLHFGITLKQVHFTTIHFEQPVNEFELDVYSEEVHRREYTRFNMDAGLVHDLPGPWQWGVVVRNLVPHDFTTALGDRIRQRPVARVGLGFRTEPFRISVDWDLTRNEPLGFDPDKQYLSVGTEWFLWRNTALRAGLRHNVVDAETLPSVGLGLGGRRAHLDIGAAKSTNGDEWGLALQAGLSF; this comes from the coding sequence ATGATGCTCGAAACGGGACAGCGCCCGAACGTCGGGCGCAAAGCACCGCAGTATGCGGTCATATGGACGATGGTGTTGGGAATGTGGGGCAATAGTGCCAATGCCATTTCATTTCTCTCCTTTGATGCACGCTCACTGTCGATGGCGGGCACCGGCGTGGTGACGGCGCGCTCACACAATGCGAGTCTGTTTAACCCCGCGCTGTTGATCAACCACGACCCCAAGCGTCTGTCGCGACTGCACGCCCACACCTATATCGGGGCACGACTGCTTGATCGCGACAACTTTCTGCAGGCGGCGGATGAATTTTCGGACCGTTATGAAGGCGTCGATCTTGAAGAACTGATCATGTCGTCGGTCGTGCTCGACACACCGGATTTTGAATCGGGTGCCGAGCTTCGAGAGGCGACCACAAGCATTCGGAATGTTCAGCGCGATATCAATCACCTCTCTGACAAACCTCTACGGGTCAGTGCCTCTTATGGCGCTTCATTTGGCTACCCTGCGGGTCAGTGGGCTATTGGTGGTTATCACCGGCAGTTTTTGGTGATGGGGAGCATGGTGCGGGTTTCCGAGCGGGACAACGCCAGCATCGATCGGGTGACCAACACCGTGGACCGTTTTGCCGATCTCCTGGATGAGGTGATGGCCACCGAAGCCATGGCGGAAAACTCCGAATCCCTGACGCTTGAGCAGGCCGTTGCTCAGGTCCAGCGGCTTTGGGATGCCGTTCGGGCCCTGAATGAATACGTGGATTTTGACGCGCTCTACGATGACGCTGTTGCGGACCAGACCAGTGGCAAGGGTGTTCAGGACTACCTGAGAGAGCCTTTGCCGCAGGAGTTTTATTCGACCATCGAAAGTCGGGGCGCTGAGGTAACTGAACAGGCACTCAGCGTCGCTCGTAGTTTTCTGATTGATCGGCGCGATCGTTTGCACTTCGGCATTACCTTAAAACAGGTGCACTTCACTACGATTCATTTTGAGCAACCGGTCAATGAGTTTGAGCTTGACGTTTACAGCGAGGAGGTTCACCGGCGCGAATACACCCGCTTTAATATGGATGCCGGGCTGGTTCATGACTTACCCGGGCCCTGGCAGTGGGGAGTGGTGGTCCGCAATTTGGTGCCTCATGATTTCACAACGGCGTTGGGTGACCGTATACGCCAACGTCCGGTTGCCCGGGTGGGGCTTGGCTTCCGAACGGAGCCTTTCCGGATTAGTGTGGATTGGGACCTCACGCGCAATGAACCTCTGGGGTTCGATCCCGACAAGCAGTACCTGAGTGTGGGAACCGAATGGTTTCTATGGCGTAACACGGCGCTGCGCGCAGGCTTACGGCACAACGTGGTTGATGCTGAAACCCTGCCCTCCGTGGGGTTGGGTTTGGGCGGGCGGCGCGCCCATCTGGATATCGGCGCTGCGAAGAGCACCAACGGTGATGAATGGGGGCTTGCCTTGCAGGCGGGACTGTCGTTTTAG